One region of Methanobrevibacter wolinii SH genomic DNA includes:
- a CDS encoding CDP-2,3-bis-(O-geranylgeranyl)-sn-glycerol synthase, whose product MNFDLYNIGILIAVSIYFILPAYLSNSSALIFGGGTPLDFGKKTKDGMELIGPGCTWRGLIAGTIIGGIVGALQGAYTPLLKQACGNIIPFITYSGITNGLFIGLILGFGALLGDAIGSFIKRRLGIPRGHSAPILDQIDFAVVALILVSFFIHLTIEIVITVLIITIFIHLIANTIAYLIGAKDVWY is encoded by the coding sequence ATGAACTTTGATTTGTATAATATAGGTATACTCATTGCAGTATCTATTTATTTTATACTACCTGCATATTTATCAAATAGTAGTGCTCTTATATTTGGTGGAGGAACACCTCTAGATTTTGGTAAAAAAACTAAAGATGGTATGGAACTTATTGGACCAGGATGTACATGGAGAGGACTTATTGCTGGGACAATTATAGGAGGTATTGTAGGAGCCCTACAAGGAGCTTATACACCTTTACTTAAACAAGCATGTGGAAATATAATCCCATTTATAACATACTCTGGAATTACAAATGGATTATTTATAGGTTTAATACTTGGATTTGGAGCATTACTTGGTGATGCAATTGGTAGTTTTATTAAAAGAAGACTTGGTATTCCAAGAGGACATTCTGCCCCAATTCTTGATCAAATAGACTTTGCAGTAGTTGCATTAATATTAGTATCATTTTTCATTCATCTTACAATTGAAATTGTAATAACAGTATTAATTATAACTATATTTATACATTTAATAGCAAACACAATTGCTTACTTAATTGGTGCAAAAGATGTATGGTATTAA